A window of the Deltaproteobacteria bacterium genome harbors these coding sequences:
- a CDS encoding peptidylprolyl isomerase — MEVAAGRVVTLEYTVRLASGELVDSTGDCGPLSILCGAGQLFPPLEARLAGMRTGETRELRIPADEAWGEQQPGLVRTMPRDRLPPDLVLEVGREYLLRTDDGRALRFRVRSIGERTVEADFNPRGAGQELHATVTVVAVRPPTAEEERRGRV; from the coding sequence ATGGAGGTGGCGGCCGGCCGCGTGGTGACGCTCGAGTACACGGTCCGGCTGGCGAGCGGGGAGCTGGTCGACTCGACGGGCGACTGCGGACCGTTGTCGATCCTGTGCGGCGCGGGACAGCTCTTTCCGCCGCTCGAGGCGCGGCTCGCGGGCATGCGCACGGGCGAGACGCGCGAGCTGCGCATCCCGGCGGACGAGGCCTGGGGCGAGCAGCAGCCCGGGCTCGTGCGTACGATGCCGCGCGACCGCCTGCCTCCCGATCTCGTGCTCGAGGTGGGACGCGAGTACCTCCTGCGGACGGACGACGGCCGCGCCCTTCGCTTCCGCGTGCGCAGCATCGGTGAGCGTACGGTCGAGGCAGACTTCAACCCCCGCGGGGCCGGCCAGGAGCTGCACGCGACGGTGACGGTCGTCGCCGTGCGGCCGCCGACGGCCGAGGAGGAGCGGCGGGGACGGGTGTAG
- the pdxA gene encoding 4-hydroxythreonine-4-phosphate dehydrogenase PdxA: protein MSGMIGMEPRPRVAITMGDAAGIGPEIIVRSLADPVAATWAVPVVLGDARVLERAMDVAGVRLSLRRISRPGEAEGRPGTLDVVDYANIDLAAHRWGEVRASNGAAAVHYTREAGRFALAGDVDAMVSAPLNKEAMHAAGYPYEGQTEILGELTGSRPAMVMVVDRMRVMLFTNHMALRAVCDYVRKDRVLDRLVLADAALRDMGIARPRLVVAGLNPHAGESGAFGREEQEEIVPAIAAARERGIDAEGPFPADTVFLKARDGVYDLTLALYHDQGLMAVKLVGFGRVVTLLIGIPLIRTSTGHGTAFDIAGRNLADHKNLLEAIRVAAEVARGTRGSPERGLAAAYGRAA, encoded by the coding sequence GTGTCCGGAATGATCGGCATGGAGCCGCGTCCACGGGTCGCGATCACGATGGGCGATGCGGCGGGCATCGGGCCCGAGATCATCGTCAGGTCGCTGGCGGATCCGGTGGCCGCCACCTGGGCGGTCCCGGTGGTCCTGGGAGACGCCCGGGTGCTCGAGCGCGCGATGGACGTGGCCGGCGTCCGGCTCTCCCTGCGCAGGATCTCGCGGCCGGGGGAGGCGGAAGGACGGCCCGGCACCCTCGACGTCGTCGACTACGCGAACATCGATCTGGCCGCCCACCGCTGGGGCGAGGTGCGAGCGTCCAACGGCGCCGCGGCCGTCCACTACACCAGGGAGGCCGGCCGGTTCGCGCTCGCCGGCGACGTCGACGCCATGGTGTCCGCGCCGCTCAACAAGGAGGCGATGCACGCCGCCGGCTACCCCTACGAGGGCCAGACGGAGATCCTGGGGGAGCTGACCGGCTCCAGACCCGCGATGGTGATGGTCGTCGACCGCATGCGGGTGATGCTGTTCACGAACCACATGGCGCTCCGGGCCGTCTGCGACTACGTGCGCAAGGACCGCGTGCTCGATCGGCTCGTGCTCGCCGACGCGGCACTGCGCGACATGGGGATCGCGCGCCCGCGCCTCGTCGTGGCCGGCCTCAATCCGCACGCCGGGGAGAGCGGCGCCTTCGGTCGCGAGGAGCAGGAGGAGATCGTCCCGGCGATCGCCGCGGCGCGGGAGCGCGGCATCGATGCCGAAGGGCCGTTTCCGGCGGACACGGTGTTCCTGAAGGCCCGCGACGGCGTCTACGACCTGACGCTCGCGCTCTACCACGACCAGGGACTCATGGCCGTCAAGCTCGTCGGCTTCGGCCGGGTGGTGACGCTGCTCATCGGGATCCCGCTCATCCGCACGTCGACGGGCCACGGCACGGCTTTCGACATCGCGGGCAGGAACCTCGCCGACCACAAGAACCTGCTGGAGGCGATTCGCGTCGCCGCCGAGGTGGCGCGCGGCACGCGCGGCTCGCCCGAGCGCGGCCTCGCGGCGGCGTACGGGAGGGCGGCCTGA
- a CDS encoding glycosyltransferase family 4 protein, producing MRVALLLAGPATAPRGSQVLVRQLALGLAERGHVVRLVTYGGRRAGPPGPRVGRLLSDLWLTGRLWRLVAREPIDVVHAHNYEAAIAGLVVARLTGRPLVYHGHSALAEELPLYFTNPLVRRLAARLGRSLDAQVPRRADFCIAVTDELGALLRRRGVTAAGLACIGPAGTPEELGPPPAPGGDGGLVCYAGNLDGYQNLGFLLRAFARVQARVPGARLVLVTHADGRAAARLVGHVRGVEVIRAGSYDEVRARLAAAAIAVCPRAERSGFPMKLLNYMAAGKAIVASAGSAKGLEDGVTGRVVPDGDEAAFADAIVALLGDARERERLGLAARRAAESRDAWDAVLDRIEAIYRHVTAQGEPRLVPVACPE from the coding sequence ATGCGCGTCGCGCTCCTGCTGGCCGGGCCGGCGACGGCCCCGCGCGGGTCGCAGGTGCTGGTCCGCCAGCTGGCCCTCGGGCTCGCCGAGCGCGGGCACGTGGTGCGTCTCGTGACCTACGGCGGCCGGCGAGCGGGGCCGCCCGGCCCGCGGGTCGGCCGTCTGCTCAGCGACCTCTGGCTCACGGGCCGCCTCTGGCGGCTCGTCGCGCGCGAGCCGATCGACGTCGTCCATGCTCATAACTACGAGGCGGCGATCGCGGGACTCGTGGTGGCCCGCCTCACCGGCCGCCCGCTCGTGTACCACGGTCACAGCGCGCTCGCCGAGGAGCTGCCGCTCTACTTCACGAACCCGCTCGTGCGCCGGCTGGCCGCCCGCCTCGGCCGCTCGCTCGACGCCCAGGTGCCGCGCCGGGCCGATTTCTGCATCGCGGTGACGGACGAGCTGGGCGCGCTCCTTCGCCGGCGTGGCGTCACGGCCGCGGGGCTCGCCTGTATCGGCCCGGCCGGCACCCCCGAGGAGCTCGGGCCGCCGCCCGCGCCGGGAGGCGACGGCGGCCTCGTGTGCTACGCCGGCAACCTCGATGGGTACCAGAACCTCGGATTCCTGCTGCGCGCGTTCGCCCGGGTGCAAGCTCGGGTCCCGGGCGCCCGGCTCGTCCTCGTCACTCACGCCGACGGCCGCGCGGCCGCGCGCCTCGTGGGGCATGTTCGGGGGGTGGAGGTGATCCGCGCCGGGTCGTACGATGAGGTCCGGGCGCGGCTCGCGGCGGCGGCGATCGCGGTGTGCCCCCGGGCCGAACGCTCCGGGTTCCCGATGAAGCTGCTCAACTACATGGCGGCCGGCAAGGCCATCGTCGCCTCGGCGGGGTCCGCGAAGGGCCTCGAGGACGGCGTCACGGGCCGCGTCGTCCCCGACGGGGACGAGGCGGCGTTCGCCGACGCGATCGTCGCGCTGCTCGGCGACGCGCGCGAGCGCGAGCGCCTGGGGCTGGCCGCCCGCCGGGCGGCCGAGAGCCGCGACGCCTGGGATGCCGTGCTCGACCGCATCGAGGCGATCTATCGTCACGTGACGGCACAGGGCGAGCCCCGGCTCGTGCCCGTTGCGTGTCCGGAATGA
- a CDS encoding sulfatase translates to MMDRGRMVGAGLAGGLVAGAAVGGAEALAVWFHAHGAGETPALAWALLAYGLVGGAGGLGLGILAAVVGTDGFALAFALVGVGLAGVVGRFRVIRDVFLEQVPSGLVPLAVQGAAALALVGIAAALWRALSGMATRRRLVTRPGAAALAAGLLAAIAAGAARLVPAPVPPAAPARTPAPAGAPNVLLIMVDTLRADHLSCYGYTGGRAPHIDALAAAGLRFANAFSQASWTRPSVATILTGLYPASHGAVHKADILPDRVDTLAEMLARGGYHTVGFADNVNVSAAFNFQQGFDEFRYLAPSFFFGASEAAAQLTLYNGLRLVRERFFAHAVDVHHYYQPAEVVTAAVKAWLASPAARQEPFFVFAHYMDPHDPYFVHPFNGEGYARVANPNPPASVVGLYRKLYDGEIAYFDEQLGVLLDDLRARGLYDRTLIVLTADHGEEFQEHGGWWHGTTLYDEQIHVPIIVKPPVAGGAGRVVDEFATSLDIAPTVLTAARLTVPAALPGHPLPLDGGAPPARASVFAEEDLEGNVLQAVRTREWKFISANPGNPRGLPPEALFDVGRDPGEHANLEASQPAQKETMRAELGRSVLEARAHAGASEQRGVDAATTERLRALGYVN, encoded by the coding sequence GTGATGGACAGAGGACGCATGGTCGGCGCCGGGCTCGCCGGCGGGCTCGTGGCAGGGGCGGCGGTGGGCGGGGCCGAGGCGCTCGCCGTCTGGTTTCACGCGCACGGCGCCGGCGAGACGCCCGCGCTCGCCTGGGCGCTCCTGGCCTACGGGCTCGTCGGCGGCGCGGGGGGACTCGGGCTCGGGATTCTCGCGGCGGTGGTCGGCACGGACGGCTTCGCGCTGGCGTTCGCCCTGGTGGGCGTCGGGCTTGCGGGCGTCGTCGGACGCTTCCGGGTGATCCGCGACGTGTTCCTCGAGCAGGTGCCTTCCGGCCTCGTGCCGCTCGCCGTTCAGGGTGCCGCGGCCCTCGCACTCGTCGGCATCGCGGCCGCCCTCTGGCGGGCGCTGTCCGGCATGGCGACGCGCCGGCGGCTGGTGACACGGCCGGGCGCCGCGGCCCTCGCCGCCGGCCTCCTCGCGGCGATCGCCGCGGGTGCCGCCCGTCTCGTGCCTGCGCCGGTCCCGCCGGCGGCGCCCGCGCGCACGCCCGCGCCGGCCGGCGCGCCGAACGTGCTCCTGATCATGGTGGACACGCTGCGCGCCGACCACCTCTCCTGCTACGGCTACACCGGCGGGCGCGCGCCGCACATCGACGCGCTGGCGGCCGCGGGGCTCCGGTTCGCGAACGCGTTTTCACAGGCGTCGTGGACGCGTCCGTCGGTGGCGACGATCCTGACCGGCCTCTACCCGGCCTCGCACGGTGCCGTGCACAAGGCCGACATCCTGCCCGACCGCGTCGACACGCTCGCCGAGATGCTGGCGCGCGGCGGCTACCACACGGTCGGCTTCGCCGACAACGTGAACGTCTCGGCGGCGTTCAACTTCCAGCAGGGCTTCGACGAGTTCCGCTACCTCGCCCCGAGCTTCTTCTTCGGCGCGAGCGAGGCCGCGGCGCAGCTGACGCTCTACAACGGGCTCCGCCTGGTACGCGAGCGCTTCTTCGCGCACGCCGTCGACGTGCACCACTACTATCAGCCGGCCGAGGTCGTGACCGCCGCCGTGAAGGCCTGGCTCGCATCGCCCGCGGCGCGCCAGGAGCCCTTCTTCGTCTTTGCCCACTACATGGACCCGCACGACCCGTACTTCGTCCACCCGTTCAACGGCGAAGGCTACGCGCGGGTCGCGAATCCGAATCCCCCCGCGTCGGTGGTCGGGCTCTACCGCAAGCTCTACGACGGCGAGATCGCGTATTTCGACGAGCAGCTCGGCGTGCTCCTCGACGACCTCCGCGCCCGCGGCCTCTACGACCGCACGCTCATCGTGCTCACCGCCGACCACGGCGAGGAGTTCCAGGAGCACGGCGGCTGGTGGCACGGTACGACGCTCTACGACGAGCAGATCCACGTGCCGATCATCGTGAAGCCGCCGGTCGCGGGCGGGGCGGGCCGGGTGGTCGACGAGTTCGCCACCAGCCTCGACATCGCCCCGACGGTCCTGACCGCGGCCCGCCTCACCGTGCCGGCCGCGCTCCCGGGCCATCCGCTGCCGCTCGACGGCGGCGCGCCCCCCGCCCGCGCGAGCGTGTTCGCGGAGGAGGACCTCGAGGGCAACGTGTTGCAGGCCGTTCGCACGCGCGAGTGGAAGTTCATCAGCGCGAATCCCGGGAACCCGCGCGGGCTCCCGCCCGAGGCGCTGTTCGACGTCGGCCGCGACCCCGGCGAGCACGCCAACCTGGAGGCCTCTCAGCCGGCCCAGAAGGAGACCATGCGCGCCGAGCTCGGCCGCTCGGTGCTCGAGGCGCGGGCGCATGCAGGGGCGAGCGAGCAGCGTGGCGTCGACGCCGCGACGACGGAACGCTTGCGGGCGCTCGGCTACGTGAACTGA
- a CDS encoding phosphodiesterase, whose translation MVGALLAILLVASGCGGEREASRHAGRRLVILGFDGVDPRLLSRWVEEGHLPHLKALAERGEFRPLASTNPPQSPVAWTTFATGTGPARHGIFDFVERDPATYLPDVGTGGVRPPRFLWGLFRTAHAEAYSRRQGTPFWEVAAAHGVRVTVLRVPYAFPPDRVPGGRMLSGLGVPDLLGTNSTFTYLASDLEPGTHADPGGGRLFSLLLRGDDAEADIPGPPDPRGDGRPPLPLHLGFHVDRAAGTVTVRFAGREERVPRGGWSAWYAFRLPVVAPLGLPLVSVAGLCRFHVVSAEPLRIYLSPLNYAPSAPFVPISAPPGYAGELAAALGPYKTVGWSEDTASLNAERVDEEAFLTDLHRTMDEVRASTLHELERPDWDLFVSAFTQTDRVAHMFYRLLDPTHPRYDPVLAARYGDAVLRVYERMDAIIGEVTERLGTDATLLVISDHGFHSYRTGLNLNSWLRDHGFLVQGNVRAAEREADFFPGVDWSRSRAYALGTGQIYVNLRGREGKGIVAPGADYDALLDAIARGLEAEVDPATGDHIVQKVYKGPDIFPGAPPARRPDLQVAFREGYRTSWRTPLGGIPAALLEPNDKKWSGDHAASDVADTPGIILSNRALRAGVDAAIVDLAPTALAYFGVAVPPEMEGHALLEGTR comes from the coding sequence ATGGTGGGTGCGCTGCTCGCGATCCTGCTGGTCGCGAGCGGCTGCGGTGGGGAGCGGGAGGCGAGTCGGCACGCGGGGCGGCGCCTCGTGATCCTCGGCTTCGACGGCGTCGATCCGCGCCTCCTCTCGCGCTGGGTGGAGGAGGGACACCTGCCGCACCTCAAAGCCCTCGCCGAGCGCGGCGAGTTCCGGCCGCTCGCATCCACGAACCCGCCCCAGTCGCCCGTCGCCTGGACCACCTTCGCCACGGGGACCGGGCCCGCGCGCCACGGCATCTTCGACTTCGTGGAGCGCGATCCCGCCACCTACCTGCCCGACGTCGGCACGGGGGGGGTGCGGCCGCCGCGCTTCCTGTGGGGTCTCTTCCGGACGGCGCACGCCGAGGCGTACAGCCGCCGCCAAGGCACGCCCTTCTGGGAGGTCGCGGCGGCGCACGGCGTGCGGGTCACCGTGCTGCGCGTGCCGTACGCCTTTCCGCCGGACCGTGTGCCCGGCGGGCGGATGCTCTCGGGCCTGGGGGTCCCCGACCTCCTCGGCACGAACAGCACGTTCACGTATCTTGCCAGCGACCTCGAGCCCGGCACGCACGCGGATCCCGGCGGCGGGCGCCTCTTCTCGCTCCTGCTCCGCGGTGACGACGCCGAGGCCGATATCCCTGGCCCGCCCGATCCGCGCGGCGACGGCCGGCCGCCGCTTCCTCTTCATCTCGGCTTCCACGTCGACCGTGCCGCCGGGACGGTGACCGTGCGCTTCGCGGGCCGCGAGGAGCGCGTGCCGCGCGGCGGCTGGAGCGCCTGGTACGCCTTTCGGCTTCCCGTGGTGGCACCGCTCGGCCTGCCGCTCGTGTCGGTCGCCGGGCTCTGCCGCTTCCACGTCGTCTCGGCCGAGCCGCTGCGCATCTACCTCTCGCCGCTCAACTACGCCCCCTCGGCACCCTTCGTGCCGATCAGCGCGCCCCCCGGGTACGCGGGCGAGCTGGCGGCGGCGCTCGGTCCCTACAAGACGGTCGGCTGGTCCGAGGACACCGCGTCGCTCAACGCCGAGCGGGTCGACGAGGAAGCCTTCCTCACCGACCTCCATCGGACGATGGACGAAGTGCGCGCCAGCACCCTGCACGAGCTCGAGCGTCCCGACTGGGATCTCTTCGTGTCGGCCTTCACGCAGACGGATCGGGTGGCGCACATGTTCTACCGCCTGCTCGACCCGACACACCCCCGCTACGACCCGGTGCTCGCCGCGCGCTACGGCGACGCCGTGCTGCGCGTCTACGAGCGCATGGATGCGATCATCGGCGAGGTCACGGAGCGGCTCGGCACCGACGCGACCCTGCTCGTCATCTCGGACCACGGGTTCCACAGCTACCGCACGGGTCTCAACCTCAACAGCTGGCTGCGGGACCACGGCTTCCTCGTGCAGGGCAACGTCCGGGCGGCCGAGCGCGAGGCCGACTTCTTCCCGGGCGTCGACTGGAGCCGCAGCCGCGCCTACGCCCTCGGGACCGGGCAGATCTACGTGAACCTGCGCGGCCGGGAGGGAAAAGGGATCGTGGCTCCCGGAGCGGACTACGACGCGCTGCTCGACGCGATCGCGCGCGGCCTAGAGGCCGAGGTCGACCCCGCGACCGGCGACCACATCGTGCAGAAGGTCTACAAGGGCCCCGACATCTTCCCGGGCGCGCCGCCCGCGCGCCGGCCCGACCTGCAGGTCGCCTTCCGCGAGGGCTACCGGACCTCGTGGCGTACGCCGCTCGGCGGCATCCCGGCGGCGCTCCTCGAGCCGAACGACAAGAAGTGGAGCGGCGACCACGCGGCGTCCGACGTGGCCGACACGCCGGGCATCATCCTCTCGAACCGCGCGCTGCGGGCGGGGGTGGATGCGGCGATCGTCGACCTCGCACCGACCGCGCTCGCTTACTTCGGCGTGGCGGTGCCGCCCGAGATGGAGGGCCACGCGCTGCTGGAGGGGACGCGGTGA